The following proteins are encoded in a genomic region of Synechococcus sp. CBW1002:
- a CDS encoding AbrB family transcriptional regulator — protein MLTGSDLLAKVKELGDVSKSELVRSCGYVSTKKDGSERLNFTAFYEALLEAKGVSLGDGGSKGVGKGGRKLSYITKVQFNGNLLVGKAYTAMLDLQPGDEFEIKLGRKQIRLVPVGSTDDED, from the coding sequence ATGCTCACGGGATCCGATCTACTCGCCAAGGTCAAGGAACTGGGCGATGTCTCCAAATCCGAACTGGTCCGCAGCTGCGGCTACGTCAGCACCAAGAAAGACGGCAGCGAGCGGCTGAACTTCACCGCTTTCTACGAAGCTCTGCTGGAAGCCAAGGGCGTCAGCCTCGGCGACGGCGGCAGCAAAGGCGTGGGCAAAGGCGGCCGCAAGCTGAGCTACATCACCAAGGTGCAGTTCAACGGCAACCTCCTGGTGGGCAAGGCCTACACCGCCATGCTCGATCTCCAGCCTGGCGACGAATTTGAGATCAAGCTTGGCCGCAAGCAGATCCGCCTGGTGCCGGTCGGCAGCACGGACGACGAGGATTGA
- a CDS encoding CsgG/HfaB family protein, with the protein MTTQPMAAPWIRLSLALPLLTLLLGSPAANAQQAIRGGKPTVSVPNFKNTVTQPAWWWQGPVATDLAAALANELQATGTLQVVERQQLQEVLSEQELTELGIVRQGTNAAQKGRMTGARYIVLGTVTSYDSTVDSKSSGSNFGLLGFGTRKQQLETKDYVAIDVRVVDSTSGEVVGRRTVEGRASNVSEARESGGSLLPAAGLALYLAPNMGRTGQALTGAAGTLNFGNNSSETQRTPAAKAIRAALVEASDYVSCLLVPQGDCMARYESQDFERRQRTRGTLQLE; encoded by the coding sequence ATGACCACACAACCCATGGCGGCGCCCTGGATCCGGCTGTCCCTCGCCCTGCCCCTGCTGACTCTGCTGCTGGGCTCGCCCGCCGCGAATGCTCAGCAGGCGATCCGTGGCGGCAAACCCACCGTTTCGGTGCCGAACTTCAAGAACACCGTGACACAGCCAGCCTGGTGGTGGCAGGGCCCTGTGGCGACGGATCTGGCCGCGGCACTGGCCAACGAATTGCAGGCCACCGGCACCCTGCAGGTGGTGGAGCGGCAGCAACTGCAGGAGGTGCTGTCAGAGCAGGAACTGACTGAGCTTGGCATTGTGCGCCAGGGCACGAATGCGGCACAGAAAGGGCGAATGACCGGGGCGCGCTACATCGTGCTTGGCACCGTGACCTCCTACGACTCAACGGTGGATAGCAAGAGCTCGGGCAGCAACTTCGGCCTGCTGGGCTTCGGCACTCGCAAACAGCAGCTCGAAACCAAGGACTACGTGGCGATCGATGTGCGAGTGGTCGACAGCACCAGCGGCGAGGTGGTGGGCCGTCGCACCGTTGAAGGACGGGCGAGCAATGTGAGCGAGGCGCGCGAATCAGGGGGGAGTCTCCTGCCGGCGGCCGGACTGGCTCTCTATCTGGCACCGAACATGGGGCGGACAGGCCAGGCACTCACCGGCGCCGCAGGCACATTGAATTTCGGCAACAACAGCAGCGAAACACAACGCACACCGGCGGCGAAAGCGATCCGTGCGGCACTTGTGGAAGCCTCGGATTACGTGAGTTGCCTGCTGGTGCCTCAGGGAGACTGCATGGCCCGCTATGAGTCTCAGGACTTCGAGCGACGCCAGCGCACCCGGGGCACGCTGCAGCTGGAGTGA